The following nucleotide sequence is from Sparus aurata chromosome 22, fSpaAur1.1, whole genome shotgun sequence.
ATTTCTTCCAATGTGACAAAGTCACAGTCATATTCCCTATTATCTTTAACGTGCATCCAAGTATTACCATAATAACTGTATGATGAGTAGTATCTATGGATGATAATTAGATCGTGATGACTTTTGTCCACCCTTAAACAGACGCAGTTTAGTTTTTGTCAGTGTATTTAAAAAGGCAGCAGAAcatttgcttattttttttgttgaaaatgaaaaaaaaaaaatcttaaatacattcaaatgaACTTTATTTAGTTATAAATGTTAGGTCTGACTAATGCAGAGAGGTTAGCCATTTATAGCAGTACGTAAAGCCTTTTTCAGGTGTATACTGTACCTCATGAATGTgatggaaatatatatatatttttttaagtttattactTTGGCTATCCATATCAACACACAAGCATAGGTGACACGCACAATCTGGAGTCTCCTGACAGACGATTCATCATCGgcccatttgtttgtttgtttctttaatttACATCAGAGTAACAAGATCTCTTGGCCCATCCCAAGTCAAGTGACACATACTGTATCCATCCAGAATCTGACAGTGTACCCTGAATCTAGGTCAGGAGGAGTCAGAGCCAGGGAACAGGATATTTCCTACAATAATCATGACTATATTAAgtgatgttttgtattttttcattataatgtGCCACCCAAACAAGACAGCCTGGAGGATTTAATGTAAAGAAAAACCTGTCCTGTTATTACTGAAGCCCAAATTTCACATCCATCTCAATCATCTgccacattcattcattcattatgtGTTGATTTGCAAAAAAAGATGCCCCATGTCTGCAAATGCcccaaataaaaagaaaaataataataataaaacaatgtaaTATGTGGTAGACTAAGCTCGAGATGGTCCTAAAAATAGTGAATTTATGGCTGACTATTTAATATGGACCCTTAGGTTAGACAGAAAAACTGACCAATGCAGGGCTGAGGAGGGAATCAGGTGAATTAAAATGATCTATAATGATCATGATAGGCCGACTGTAGATTATTTAGTTTAATGATGTAACAATAATACTGATAATCTACCCATAATGTCATGACCAATTAATCAAAACTGTGTAGAAAGTTGTCCACAACTAGGTGTGATGATGTAAAATAAGCAGAAATCCTCCACAGATGTGGATAAAAGTAGTAAATAtcaaatatacacacaaataaaactgacCTTGGTGTGCAGAGAGCTGTTCTGAAAGTGCGTCACGTGTTGTCGACCCGGGCTGAGGTGTAATATTCAACATATTGCTTCAAAACTAATGACTGCAACAACGTAATCTCAGAAACATATTGAAGGCTAATTAATTAAGAGGTATGGTGGTTGTCGACAGCAGCCTGGAGCGCGGCCACAGCCGGCTCACTGCCCTCTCCTAAATCAACCTGCCTGGACCGGAGGCGGGAGCAGCGCCGCGctactcctcctccaccaccaggGGGCGACGAGCGTTTCCCGGGGCGGTAGTTTGTGCGAGCAGCAGAGGAAGTGGAGCAGCAGCGTAAACATGGCTGACGCCGGAGAGCCAGGTGAGTTCGGGAGTGTGTAACAGCTGGACTTTACTGTTGCCTCCTGGTATTTTCATCACGTCCCCTGCGTGTGTGGCTACGAAATACATTCCGCTTATAATTCCCGTTTTGTCGTCTTTGTGTTCGGCTGGTAGAGAAGTTAATTACCCAATGCTAGcgctgctaacgttagcatttcAGACGAGTCAACGGCTCCGTTGAGCTAGACAGAGTAGTTAAACGGGAGGCATCGCGATGTTATTGCATCAGCTTTTTTAGCAGTCTTTTATTAAGCAAACATGATGTTTTGTGCCTGATTTAAAGTGTCTGTGCCGTGCAGGGGATGGTAGCCGACCAGTTCTGTGACTGGTGTCGTTAGCATGATGCAAACCCATCAAGTTCAGTGACACACTGTactgacagctaacagcatcaCCAAAACTGAAGGACCGATTATTAGATAGTGGCTGGTTCTGTCATTACAACccattataaatatatatagatagaaaaaaacacaagtatgaAATGAACTGATGTAATCATTGAATCATCTGTTGGTTATTTTACAGAAGGACCTGAAAGGAAAGATGACATTGTTAAAGCAAAGGTTTGTATgttcttgggttttttttctcacagtctCATTCAAGGTTTGGTATGGTGATGTTTTCATTGACCCCAGTTCTTGATGTATGCACTCAACAGCAAGAAGGTAAAGAACTGACcaaagaggagaagcagaggctgagaaaagagaagaaacagcagaagaagagcaaagagaaaaaagatgacAAGCCTTCACGGGACAGCGAGAAGGAAAAGAAACCTGCCAGTGCAGCTTCTCCAGCTCCCCAGACCCCAACACAACCCCCAGCACAGAAAGGTGCATATTGTATAGATTATACAGATGTATATTTCTCACTTGACCAATAGCTGGATGCTGACAGAAACGTTCTGTCCGATCACAATCGACGACTGTAATTAATGAAGTCTGTCTtgtctccctcagctccttcagcagcacCTGCTCCAGTTCCTGTGCCTGCCTCAGAGACTCCTTCCGCGGCGGACAAGCCAGCTAAGAGTAAAGCAGAGCTGAAAGCCGAGAGGAGAGCTCGGCAAGAGGCTGAGAGGGCCTCCAAAGGCAAGAAGGGGGATGTGGGGCCTCAAGCTGCTCCGGGCAAACCTAAAGCACCACCTAGTGAGCTCCAGCCAGGTACTGTAATATCTTGGAGATCATAACGGTCGGAAAATACACACTATATAATGGAGAAAGTCACACTTTTCACTGATGCATTTTCAGTTGTGAAGAGGCTCCCAGAGCATGTCCAGGTGGACAACCCAGAAGTTTTAAAGAAGCTGGCAAAGAAATTGGAAAGACAACAGGTAAAGCTACTTTTCAGTATCTTCAGCTTTCAGCCATGATAGCATGCTTTGTCTGATTTATGATGGCTTGCCTTGACATAAGGAGCTGCCAGGGAAATGTTGCGGGCATGCCATGTGTCAGGATTTCGGGGTAAAACGTGTGAATAATAACCATGGGTTCATTGCATTATTATCAAGttataaaaaaatctaaaatgtgtgAGGAATTGCCCGAATCTTGGTTGCTTTAATCAGAAACTTGTAACAAATGTGTTAAAATCCATTATGATACAGTAGTTTATGCTTTTTCACTACTAAGTACTGTTTGGCTATTTACAACAAGTACAGATCTCAGAATAATTTTAGAATACAGTAGTATGTAAATCATGTTCATTGACCTCTACCGCATGTGATTGAACCTGACGTTTCTTTCAGACACCAGAATACAATGCTGCTACAAAGGTCAAGGTCTGACTTTCTTAACCGTGTGCCATTGACATTTGTCCAATTTTGTTCTGTTTGCTAACCTTCATTGTTGTTGTACTCCAATGTCACTCATTAAATGAAAAGTTAAGGGCACAGCCCGTCTTGTCCATGGAGATAGAGGTGGGATGTGTTGGTTTGAGAAGTTGGTAACTTGTATAttgtttcttgttgttgttgttgtttatgtttacCCACAACACTGAGCTGTTTGCTGTGCAGGTGTATGGTTGCGCTCCAAACTGCTGTGGTTGTGTTTGGAGAGTATTTACAACAAAATCGTAGACTTTCAGAGTTAAGTTTGTTGTGAATTTTGTATGAGAGCAGCAAGTAGTGTGTTCAGTTTAATTTGACTTACAAATGTTGCTGTATATTGAATTACGCTGAGGCTGTGCTGTGACTGTTAACTTCATCATATCAATAGTGACCTTTTGAATTACTGGTGACTGATGGCAGTGGATTCTAATCTGCTTTATTTCAGATCCCACTCCGGTCAGACTACGGCTACAAAGTCAGCCTGTTTTCTCATCTCCACCAGTACAGTCGCAAAGCCCCTCTGACGCAGCAACTCGGGTAAACTGACAATatagtttatatatattatcaatatatcaatatattgatAATATAGTCTGACAAGAGATTGATTCGGGTAAATTACCTTTAAGCTCGTTGATTGTTACggagtgtttttgtctgttgcaGCATTCCCTCCACGGTGATTCATCCTGCTATTGTTCGACTGGGTCTCCAGTATTCACAGGGTATTGTGGCAGGATCCAACGCCCGCTCTGTCGCCCTGCTGCATGCCTTCAAACAGGTACTGAGCACAGACTCTATTTAGTCCAAGTGCTTTacaccaccaaaaaaaaacaagcaaggtttgttttgtttgattttgcacatttaaagTGCAAGATGTTGAAAGATATTgttcacacacactgtaacacttTAAACATGGTTGTTATGTTGCTGtttctataaaaaaaatgtgttgactTTCGTGTTTTGTGTATTCCGTACACTTGAACTCAAATAAGACCCTACACTATTATCCTAATTTCAACCATTTATTCTATACAGTATATTTTGCCTATTGTATCCCATCCTTATAATTATTCCAGCTCCTTATATTACTTCAGTTGCTCTTTCATGTAAAGTTAAGCCAGCCTTTCTGTGCGTCTCCCAGCCACACAGTCCAGCTTTCAGCTTTTTCGAGCTCTTGGCTGTCTATCGAGTGATGCAGTTTTGCATCACCTTTTCTGCAACCAGCAATCAGTTCTGTAATGTGTCGTTGCATTCTTAAAAATCTTTTGACAGACTTAAAGAAAGAAACTTACATCTACATTTTCTCTTCTCAGGTAATAAGGGACTATACTACACCTCCAAATGAGGAGCTATCTAGAGACTTGGTCAACAGGCTGAAACCTTATATCAGGTACCAAAAATTTACCAGTTTTAGTTGTGTGTCGTTACTTGTTTATCTTTACTGAGTGCTAGAATTTAGAGAGGACTGCTGTCCTTATTTGCCACGCTACACATTTGATAAGTTAGCTGCTTAATGTTATAGCTGAACACACAAAATGATTCCTTTTGTCTGATTCTTCTTGCAGTTTTTTGAATCAATGTCGCCCTCTGTCGGCTAGCATGGGTAATGCCATCAAATACATCAAGAAGGAGATCTCCAATATCCCCAGTCAATGCAAAGAAGAAGAGGTTTTTGTCACACTTGTTTGTCTCATAAATTAACCAGATGTCATATAAGATCAACATGTTCTACAGGCAGAAAGTTGCTGGTTTTCAGTTTCCATGTCTCCCCCCATGTAGTCACTGTCTTTCGCTCTCTGTGTTTAGGCAAAGCGCAAACTGCTCAACTGCATCGATTGCTACATTAACGAGAAGATCGTCCTTGCTGCTAAAGCTATTGCCAAGTACTCAATAGAAAAGATCAGCGATGGAGATGTCATCCTAGTTTACGGATGGTGAGCCACTTAAACCTGACatgcaaggggaaaaaaatgagtcAGCTGTTGCACAAGCAGTTCCCttggaaaaaataatcattgcTTAATGTTATTGCTGAAAATGCGACCCTTACAGTATGCGTCCCGCCTAAAATCTTATTTTCAAAACCACTCAACACtttctcttccctttttcttgtctCACCCCTTAAACTCCCACCTTCCTTCCACATTCTCCTCTATCTTTAATTTTCAGCTCGTCACTGGTCAACCACATCCTGTGCGAGGCCTTCgagaaaaacaggaagttccGTGTGATTGTGGTGGACAGCAGGCCTCGTCTGGAGGGCCGGGAAGCCCTGAGGCGCCTGGTCCAGAAGGGCATCAACTGTACCTATGTCCTTATCTCAGCTGTCTCCTACATCCTTCCAGAAGTAACAACATTATTGACACATTGAAGCCTCAGTAGTATGTCTTTACCTTATTTGTGTGGATATGTCATATAATGCCTTGAACCTGGACCTCGTAGGTATCGAAGGTGTTCCTTGGTGCTCACGCTCTGCTGGCCAACGGTTACGTCATGTCTCGCGTGGGGACGTCACAGATAGCTCTAGTGGCCAAAGCCTTTAACGTGCCTGTACTGGTGTGTTGTGAGACCTACAAGTTTTGCGAGAGGGTGCAGACGGATTCCTTCGTGTCCAATGAACTAGGTACGGGAAAAAAATAGCTTGTTCATTCTTTGACAACAAATGCTGTGTTTGTTCTATCCTACCTCTGCTGTAATTTAATGAAATTAATCTTCATCTGTCCTTTCCAGACGATCCCGATGACCTCATTGTGACCCGCACAGGGACGACCCAGCTAGAGCACTGGCAGGAAGTGCCCTCACTTGGCCTGCTTAACCTGGTGTACGACGTGACACCGCCTGACTTCGTGGACCTAGTCATCACAGATCTGGGAATGATCCCATGCACGTCGGTCCCCGTGGTGCTGCGAGTGAAAAACGTGGACCAGTGAACGACCTCACGCTCACACCAGCCTGAGCTCGGAGGCGGTTTCTCTGTGTCGTGATGGGGAAAGTTTTGTGTGCTGGAAATGCAcgcacacaacacaaaatatcGTGCTTTTAGCATGcaataaatatatatctgaAATGGCATACGCTTTTTAAACTGAGTCCATGTGTGATTTTATGTTAGGACTGGATAATTACAGAGATTTGAGGATGGTGGttctgtcgttttttttttttctggtaatgccaacatgttttaataaatcCATGTTAGGATCTGTTTCTTAACAGCACAACATCTAATTTCCAGCATTTAGAGGAGAACAATTCCACTGTGGTTCGCAACACGCTCGACCACTGCAATCTGTGCAGAATTGGTTCCCTAATTACAGTCAGAGCTGCAATATCTCAAGAGAAGTTTTATGGCTCACATCAATTCTTCAGACTAGTTGTTAATGACCTGATCAGTTTTACAGGATAAAGAAGAGTAAGACATTAACTAGGTAGTAAAACTTGTTTTGGCAAAGGTACTCCGATCATTTATTGTTACATCCACAaagtcacgcacacacacatgcctcgAGTTTGATATTGGCAGACGTATTAGTTTTTAACACCAAGGGGAAAACAAAAACTTGGAAGAAGCAACATTTTGTCCCCAGATGAACTCTTATTTTTCATCTAAATTGTTTTTTAGCTAATGtaataattaatttaatgtGTAACATATTAAAACTGCTTATGACGCTGAATGTCTTCGCCACTTGGGCGACGCTTCAA
It contains:
- the eif2b4 gene encoding translation initiation factor eIF2B subunit delta isoform X2; this translates as MADAGEPEGPERKDDIVKAKQEGKELTKEEKQRLRKEKKQQKKSKEKKDDKPSRDSEKEKKPASAASPAPQTPTQPPAQKAPSAAPAPVPVPASETPSAADKPAKSKAELKAERRARQEAERASKGKKGDVGPQAAPGKPKAPPSELQPVVKRLPEHVQVDNPEVLKKLAKKLERQQTPEYNAATKIPLRSDYGYKVSLFSHLHQYSRKAPLTQQLGIPSTVIHPAIVRLGLQYSQGIVAGSNARSVALLHAFKQVIRDYTTPPNEELSRDLVNRLKPYISFLNQCRPLSASMGNAIKYIKKEISNIPSQCKEEEAKRKLLNCIDCYINEKIVLAAKAIAKYSIEKISDGDVILVYGCSSLVNHILCEAFEKNRKFRVIVVDSRPRLEGREALRRLVQKGINCTYVLISAVSYILPEVSKVFLGAHALLANGYVMSRVGTSQIALVAKAFNVPVLVCCETYKFCERVQTDSFVSNELDDPDDLIVTRTGTTQLEHWQEVPSLGLLNLVYDVTPPDFVDLVITDLGMIPCTSVPVVLRVKNVDQ
- the eif2b4 gene encoding translation initiation factor eIF2B subunit delta isoform X3 — translated: MADAGEPEGPERKDDIVKAKQEGKELTKEEKQRLRKEKKQQKKSKEKKDDKPSRDSEKEKKPASAASPAPQTPTQPPAQKAPSAAPAPVPVPASETPSAADKPAKSKAELKAERRARQEAERASKGKKGDVGPQAAPGKPKAPPSELQPVVKRLPEHVQVDNPEVLKKLAKKLERQQIPLRSDYGYKVSLFSHLHQYSRKAPLTQQLGIPSTVIHPAIVRLGLQYSQGIVAGSNARSVALLHAFKQVIRDYTTPPNEELSRDLVNRLKPYISFLNQCRPLSASMGNAIKYIKKEISNIPSQCKEEEAKRKLLNCIDCYINEKIVLAAKAIAKYSIEKISDGDVILVYGCSSLVNHILCEAFEKNRKFRVIVVDSRPRLEGREALRRLVQKGINCTYVLISAVSYILPEVSKVFLGAHALLANGYVMSRVGTSQIALVAKAFNVPVLVCCETYKFCERVQTDSFVSNELDDPDDLIVTRTGTTQLEHWQEVPSLGLLNLVYDVTPPDFVDLVITDLGMIPCTSVPVVLRVKNVDQ
- the eif2b4 gene encoding translation initiation factor eIF2B subunit delta isoform X1, which produces MADAGEPEGPERKDDIVKAKQEGKELTKEEKQRLRKEKKQQKKSKEKKDDKPSRDSEKEKKPASAASPAPQTPTQPPAQKAPSAAPAPVPVPASETPSAADKPAKSKAELKAERRARQEAERASKGKKGDVGPQAAPGKPKAPPSELQPVVKRLPEHVQVDNPEVLKKLAKKLERQQTPEYNAATKVKIPLRSDYGYKVSLFSHLHQYSRKAPLTQQLGIPSTVIHPAIVRLGLQYSQGIVAGSNARSVALLHAFKQVIRDYTTPPNEELSRDLVNRLKPYISFLNQCRPLSASMGNAIKYIKKEISNIPSQCKEEEAKRKLLNCIDCYINEKIVLAAKAIAKYSIEKISDGDVILVYGCSSLVNHILCEAFEKNRKFRVIVVDSRPRLEGREALRRLVQKGINCTYVLISAVSYILPEVSKVFLGAHALLANGYVMSRVGTSQIALVAKAFNVPVLVCCETYKFCERVQTDSFVSNELDDPDDLIVTRTGTTQLEHWQEVPSLGLLNLVYDVTPPDFVDLVITDLGMIPCTSVPVVLRVKNVDQ